A genomic segment from Ignavibacteriales bacterium encodes:
- a CDS encoding nuclear transport factor 2 family protein produces the protein MRDTIILPFLLVLFFVGANQIIAQQWSPEQKEVWTGVEKYWEINNIDPLADLKYFDDSYLGWSYENEAPGTREGVVKSKKYFSTKGKQQFNILTPARIWVKGDFAFVHYYYTLVSESNGGKTETERGRWTDILMKKNGTWVLDGDHGGEIKKND, from the coding sequence ATGAGGGACACAATAATTCTTCCTTTTCTCTTAGTACTTTTCTTTGTAGGGGCAAATCAAATAATTGCTCAGCAGTGGTCACCCGAACAAAAAGAAGTTTGGACAGGCGTTGAAAAATATTGGGAAATAAACAACATCGATCCCTTGGCCGATTTAAAATATTTTGATGATTCATATCTTGGCTGGTCGTATGAAAACGAAGCTCCCGGAACACGGGAAGGTGTTGTCAAATCTAAAAAATACTTTTCCACAAAAGGGAAACAACAATTTAATATTCTAACGCCAGCCAGAATTTGGGTTAAGGGAGATTTTGCTTTTGTGCATTATTACTATACTCTGGTTTCTGAAAGTAATGGTGGAAAAACAGAAACTGAGAGAGGGCGCTGGACTGATATTTTAATGAAAAAGAACGGCACGTGGGTGTTAGATGGTGACCACGGTGGCGAAATTAAAAAGAATGACTGA
- a CDS encoding YceI family protein, translated as MFTGIKILLAFSLIITSVYSQGFNLPSNGVQVFNLKDEIDRNQATFFSEARYENITGLSNKVWGNVSFDVKDIKSTLVGEVAISTSSIKTGIDKRDEHLRSMSWLNAEKYPSITFKIKKVQRVDLVEDNVVKIVVEGDFNLHGYTKLIYANATIKYLKESEITKSILPGDLISIVAKFDINLSDFGISNSLIGNRVSDKIQITANLVGSDAK; from the coding sequence ATGTTCACGGGGATAAAAATATTATTAGCGTTTTCATTAATTATCACTAGCGTCTATTCTCAGGGATTTAATCTGCCGTCTAACGGCGTACAAGTTTTTAATTTAAAAGATGAGATAGATAGAAATCAGGCTACTTTTTTCAGCGAGGCTCGTTATGAGAATATAACAGGTTTGTCAAATAAAGTTTGGGGTAATGTATCCTTTGATGTGAAAGATATAAAATCAACTCTTGTTGGTGAGGTTGCTATTTCTACTTCTTCAATCAAAACGGGAATTGATAAAAGAGATGAGCATTTAAGAAGCATGTCATGGCTTAATGCAGAAAAATATCCTAGTATAACTTTCAAAATAAAAAAAGTTCAAAGAGTTGATTTAGTAGAAGATAATGTAGTTAAAATTGTTGTGGAAGGTGATTTTAATTTGCATGGTTATACCAAACTAATTTATGCAAATGCAACAATTAAATATTTAAAGGAGAGTGAAATTACTAAGTCAATATTGCCAGGGGATTTAATCAGTATTGTAGCAAAGTTCGATATTAATCTTTCGGATTTTGGAATAAGTAATTCGCTAATCGGTAACCGAGTGTCTGATAAAATTCAGATTACGGCTAATCTTGTTGGTTCAGATGCTAAATAA
- a CDS encoding MFS transporter yields MLFVKSDKIKSKPLPSLSENTFLRYFSFAALYVAQGIPEGLLWYAIPAWLAMNGKSPAEIGSYVAVIGIPWSLKIINAPIMDRFTYLSMGRRRPWILFGQFGLIASFLSMSLIIDPLNNLSALMILGFIVSFFEVSQDIAVDGLAIDILPVDQQARANGLMWGSKTLGISASVAAGSWIMSHYSYFYAIVSFSLIISIIILVPLLLRERPGEKLLPWTKGEASKAAEKIQLHSWKGVFKSLYKVFFLPVSFMMGVAAFSYSVGRGLIDTVLPVFTVQQLGWADTQYSQIFATANLISGILGMIIGGFLIDYFGKVKMISVYLSLLILLSAIMSFLKSFWQNDIFVIGFIICFYILLTFTNIAIFASAMQLCWKRVSATQFTLYMAISNLGLAAGAALLGPLKDLFNWEYVILCYIVFAGVMLVLIRFINFEKHQKRVDELELNYLDNS; encoded by the coding sequence ATGCTGTTTGTAAAATCTGATAAAATAAAGTCAAAGCCGCTTCCCTCTTTATCTGAAAATACTTTTTTAAGGTATTTTAGTTTTGCAGCATTATATGTTGCTCAGGGAATTCCCGAAGGATTATTATGGTATGCTATACCTGCGTGGTTAGCGATGAATGGAAAAAGTCCCGCAGAAATTGGCAGCTATGTTGCAGTGATAGGAATACCCTGGAGTTTAAAAATTATTAATGCTCCCATTATGGATAGGTTTACATATTTATCAATGGGTCGAAGAAGACCATGGATTTTATTTGGTCAATTTGGATTGATTGCAAGTTTTTTGTCAATGTCACTAATAATTGATCCGCTGAATAACTTGTCTGCTTTAATGATATTGGGATTTATAGTCAGCTTTTTTGAAGTATCACAGGACATAGCTGTTGACGGGTTGGCAATTGATATTTTACCAGTTGATCAGCAGGCAAGAGCCAATGGATTAATGTGGGGTTCAAAGACACTAGGAATATCTGCATCAGTTGCCGCCGGCAGTTGGATTATGAGTCATTATAGTTACTTTTACGCAATAGTTTCATTCTCGCTAATTATTTCTATCATTATTCTTGTTCCATTATTACTAAGAGAAAGACCTGGGGAAAAATTACTGCCATGGACGAAAGGTGAAGCCTCAAAAGCCGCAGAGAAAATTCAATTACACAGCTGGAAAGGTGTCTTTAAAAGCTTATACAAGGTTTTCTTTCTACCTGTCAGTTTTATGATGGGTGTTGCTGCTTTTAGTTATTCAGTCGGAAGAGGATTGATTGATACTGTATTGCCTGTATTTACGGTACAGCAGCTTGGTTGGGCTGATACACAATATTCTCAAATCTTTGCAACCGCAAATTTAATTTCAGGTATACTTGGAATGATCATCGGTGGTTTTCTTATCGATTATTTTGGTAAAGTTAAAATGATATCTGTTTATCTGAGTTTACTAATTTTACTTTCAGCTATAATGTCTTTCTTAAAAAGTTTTTGGCAGAATGACATTTTTGTAATAGGTTTTATAATCTGTTTTTATATCCTGTTAACTTTTACAAATATTGCAATTTTTGCTTCGGCAATGCAACTATGCTGGAAAAGAGTTTCCGCAACTCAGTTTACCCTCTATATGGCAATTTCAAATTTGGGTTTAGCTGCAGGTGCAGCTTTGCTCGGGCCATTAAAAGATTTATTTAATTGGGAGTATGTAATTCTTTGCTATATAGTTTTTGCGGGAGTAATGCTTGTCCTTATCAGATTCATTAATTTTGAAAAACATCAGAAGCGTGTTGATGAACTAGAACTTAACTATCTGGATAACTCTTAG
- a CDS encoding alpha/beta hydrolase: MKEIINGLSVFLEGNNKNKSIVFLHGFPYDHTMWKAQIDEFSKSYFCVTYDIRGLGESPFGDGQYTMESFVDDLENIIDELKLDKPILCGLSMGGYISFRALERVEEKFSAVILCDTRSEADNNEGKLKRAAAIKRINVEGLAQFSKDFIANCYGDFYKKNYKGEFEKRIAISSAFNPAGVKGSLLAMIGRNDTTEYLSKIKIPALLICGEFDALTPPSVMKPLADKINGAEFIVIKNSGHMSPIENPADVNETIKKFLTKNNL; the protein is encoded by the coding sequence ATGAAAGAAATAATTAATGGATTATCGGTTTTTCTTGAGGGAAACAACAAAAATAAATCAATAGTTTTTTTACACGGATTTCCATACGATCATACAATGTGGAAAGCACAAATAGATGAATTTAGCAAAAGCTATTTTTGTGTTACTTATGATATACGCGGACTTGGTGAATCGCCCTTTGGTGACGGACAGTATACAATGGAGTCGTTTGTTGATGATTTAGAAAACATTATTGATGAATTGAAATTAGACAAACCCATATTGTGTGGACTTTCAATGGGCGGATATATTTCGTTTCGTGCTTTAGAAAGAGTTGAAGAAAAGTTTTCTGCAGTAATTTTGTGTGATACAAGATCAGAGGCTGATAATAATGAAGGAAAATTAAAACGAGCGGCTGCGATTAAAAGAATTAATGTGGAGGGATTGGCTCAGTTTTCAAAAGATTTTATTGCTAATTGTTACGGTGATTTTTATAAAAAGAATTATAAAGGTGAATTTGAAAAAAGAATAGCAATATCTTCTGCCTTTAATCCAGCAGGAGTTAAAGGTTCCTTGTTGGCTATGATCGGAAGAAACGATACGACAGAATATCTAAGCAAAATAAAAATCCCGGCTCTTCTTATTTGCGGCGAATTTGATGCACTAACTCCGCCATCAGTAATGAAACCTCTTGCAGATAAAATTAATGGAGCAGAGTTTATCGTTATAAAAAACAGCGGGCACATGAGTCCGATTGAAAACCCAGCTGATGTCAATGAAACAATTAAAAAGTTTTTGACAAAAAATAACTTGTAA
- the glgA gene encoding glycogen synthase GlgA → MKIAFVTTECVPYAKTGGLADVAGSLPKALEKLGCEVKIFLPKYRSIDESKHSLRYNWKIGEMTIRVNGIDRSVHLHQATLPGSNVEINFIDCPHYFYRDAIYTNDMDEDERFILFSKAVIESMQRFVWSPDIIQCNDWQTGLIPLFIKDNYNWDRMFDNTATVFTIHNIGYQGRFSKSALFAAEIRGDLYYPNGPVEFENSVSFMKTGIVFSDLINTVSNKYSHEILTEEYGAGLHNILRSRKQDVYGILNGVDYEEWNPETDKFLPYKFSIKDLSGKTKNKKFLMDHFNLPFDENRPLVGVVSRLVMQKGFDIFSAAINDLMNIDAQYIILGSGEDKYEAFFRGLPQYFPGKIGTYIGYNNELSHLIEAAADIFLMPSRYEPCGLNQIYSLKYGTVPVVRKTGGLADTVKDWDEENYYGFDHGTGFSFHDYTSFALSSSVERAVNVFKQKDIWKKIQQNGMKLDFSWKKSAEKYMELYKLAMEKRK, encoded by the coding sequence ATGAAAATAGCATTTGTTACAACTGAATGCGTTCCATATGCAAAAACTGGTGGACTTGCAGATGTTGCAGGTTCGCTGCCCAAAGCATTAGAAAAACTTGGATGTGAGGTAAAAATATTTCTTCCAAAGTATCGCTCAATAGATGAATCTAAACACAGCTTGCGATATAATTGGAAGATTGGGGAAATGACAATTCGAGTTAATGGAATTGATCGTTCTGTGCATTTACACCAGGCAACGCTTCCAGGTTCAAATGTTGAGATTAATTTTATTGATTGTCCACATTACTTTTATCGAGATGCGATTTACACAAACGACATGGACGAAGATGAAAGATTTATTTTGTTCTCAAAGGCTGTAATTGAATCCATGCAAAGATTTGTATGGTCGCCCGATATTATCCAGTGTAACGATTGGCAAACCGGATTGATTCCGCTTTTTATAAAGGACAATTACAACTGGGACAGAATGTTTGACAACACCGCAACAGTTTTTACAATTCATAACATTGGATATCAAGGCAGATTTTCTAAATCTGCTTTGTTTGCGGCAGAGATTCGTGGTGATTTGTATTACCCCAATGGGCCTGTTGAGTTTGAAAATTCTGTTTCATTTATGAAAACAGGAATTGTTTTTTCTGATTTAATAAACACCGTCAGCAACAAATATTCGCACGAAATTTTAACCGAAGAATATGGCGCAGGCTTACACAATATTCTGCGTTCCCGCAAACAGGACGTTTACGGAATTTTAAACGGCGTTGATTATGAAGAATGGAATCCGGAAACAGATAAGTTTTTACCTTATAAATTTTCTATAAAAGATTTGTCTGGTAAAACAAAAAACAAAAAATTCTTAATGGATCATTTCAATCTTCCGTTTGATGAAAACAGACCTCTTGTTGGTGTTGTATCCCGATTAGTAATGCAAAAAGGATTTGATATTTTTTCTGCTGCAATTAACGACTTAATGAATATTGATGCACAATATATAATTCTTGGAAGCGGTGAAGATAAATACGAAGCATTCTTCCGTGGATTGCCTCAATATTTTCCCGGTAAGATTGGAACATACATTGGCTATAATAATGAACTATCACATCTAATTGAAGCTGCGGCAGATATTTTCTTAATGCCTTCGCGTTATGAGCCGTGTGGATTGAACCAGATCTACAGCTTAAAATATGGAACGGTTCCCGTTGTTAGAAAAACAGGCGGGCTTGCAGACACAGTAAAAGATTGGGATGAAGAAAATTATTATGGATTTGATCACGGTACGGGCTTTTCGTTTCATGATTACACAAGCTTTGCGCTTTCATCTTCTGTTGAGCGTGCTGTAAATGTTTTTAAACAAAAAGATATCTGGAAAAAAATCCAGCAAAATGGAATGAAATTAGATTTTAGCTGGAAAAAATCTGCAGAGAAATATATGGAGCTTTATAAGCTGGCTATGGAGAAGAGAAAATAG
- a CDS encoding TetR/AcrR family transcriptional regulator, producing MKTNTKEPWILTGYDLFAKEGPKGIKIEVIAKRVSISKSSFYHHFAHLDLFLELLIEYHLQQSHIIADKENSAKNIDPELIDILVKHKTDLLFNRQLRINREHKLYLDALVKSNKTVGDAFVMLWVKDFDLKLSRKQLQGIFELALDNFYLRINAENLNHQWLSEYFANLKRIAKNFV from the coding sequence ATGAAAACTAACACTAAAGAACCATGGATTTTGACAGGTTATGACCTCTTCGCAAAGGAAGGACCAAAAGGTATTAAAATTGAGGTTATTGCCAAAAGAGTGAGTATAAGCAAATCATCGTTTTATCATCACTTTGCACACCTTGATTTGTTTTTAGAGCTACTGATAGAATACCATCTTCAGCAGTCACATATTATTGCCGATAAAGAAAATAGCGCGAAAAATATTGACCCTGAATTAATAGATATTCTTGTGAAACATAAAACCGATTTACTCTTCAACAGACAATTACGCATTAACCGAGAGCATAAGCTCTATTTGGATGCTCTCGTTAAATCTAACAAAACAGTAGGTGATGCTTTTGTAATGCTTTGGGTGAAAGATTTTGACTTAAAACTTTCTCGAAAACAATTACAAGGGATTTTTGAACTAGCCCTTGATAATTTCTATTTACGAATCAACGCCGAAAATCTTAATCATCAATGGCTTTCAGAATATTTTGCCAACTTAAAGAGAATCGCAAAAAATTTTGTTTAG
- a CDS encoding DNA-3-methyladenine glycosylase 2 family protein: protein MTLVINKPDSNNLTSSHNIFSKIKDKYGAPPNWKRPQGFVSLSRIILEQQVSLASAEAHFNKLKNYLPDFSPKEILKLSDEEMRVCQISRQKAKYLRELSKAVLNKDFVFDELPKLSPEEVRKKLTSIKGIGDWTTDIYLMFCLQSKDIFPLGDIALINTIKELTKVKTKLGIVRLTQKWKPYRSLAAYFLWFYYLKKRNRI from the coding sequence ATCACTTTGGTAATAAATAAACCTGACTCAAATAATCTCACCTCATCCCACAACATCTTTTCAAAAATAAAAGATAAATACGGCGCTCCACCAAACTGGAAAAGACCACAAGGTTTTGTTTCGCTATCAAGAATAATTTTAGAGCAACAAGTTAGTCTTGCTTCTGCAGAAGCACATTTTAATAAGCTTAAAAATTATCTGCCAGATTTTTCACCTAAAGAAATACTAAAACTTAGTGATGAAGAAATGAGAGTTTGCCAGATAAGCAGGCAAAAGGCAAAATATCTTCGTGAGCTTTCTAAAGCGGTGCTTAATAAAGATTTTGTTTTTGATGAGTTACCAAAACTTAGTCCTGAAGAAGTAAGAAAAAAACTTACAAGCATAAAAGGCATAGGAGACTGGACGACAGATATTTATTTAATGTTTTGCCTGCAATCAAAAGACATTTTTCCGCTTGGTGATATTGCACTAATCAATACAATAAAAGAATTAACAAAAGTAAAAACAAAACTCGGAATCGTTCGCCTTACGCAAAAGTGGAAACCTTATAGATCTTTGGCAGCTTATTTTCTGTGGTTTTATTATCTTAAAAAAAGAAATAGAATTTAG
- a CDS encoding cupin domain-containing protein has translation MIKQITKTNEAEWKPLIEEGVKTEGISVKVLRYDEATRRSPTFMLKFEAGASYPNHNHPAGEEAYVLEGEVRFGSDQLNSGDYLYTPPEAIHSVFSRTGCIMLFLFPKKLRFFNFWLGLQLAILPIQKHSFLF, from the coding sequence ATGATAAAGCAAATAACAAAAACAAACGAAGCTGAATGGAAACCATTGATTGAAGAGGGCGTTAAAACAGAGGGAATATCTGTCAAGGTTCTCAGATATGATGAAGCCACAAGAAGATCACCAACTTTTATGTTAAAGTTTGAAGCGGGTGCTTCTTATCCAAATCATAATCATCCTGCGGGAGAAGAAGCTTACGTTTTAGAAGGAGAGGTAAGGTTTGGTTCTGATCAACTGAATTCCGGTGATTATCTTTATACTCCACCAGAAGCAATACATTCTGTTTTTTCAAGAACAGGCTGTATAATGCTTTTTTTGTTCCCGAAGAAGTTGAGGTTTTTTAATTTTTGGCTTGGTTTACAATTAGCAATATTACCAATTCAAAAACACTCTTTTTTATTTTAA
- a CDS encoding M20/M25/M40 family metallo-hydrolase, whose product MKNSLIILSILFISFFVNAQNSTGLSEITKENLIKNVRILSSHDFDGRLPGSEGYNKAAQFAADKFYDLGLMFAGDVNYYQYFNVEYNKINSPVVFKTIVDGDTVNGEIGKDFVLRGFTGSNSFTLPVVFCGYGISRSDLYYDDYAGINVKNKIVMVFKQNPTWKNNDKDWGTNYPREKSLVAKKHGARGILFVSLPNDVNPQPLISSVLHGDGEQPLDFPQLHISLAAANNLLSRTGFSISDCQTKIDEKKKPLSMNLTTKAQVEVNAIYEKNARTMNVVAMIEGRDPKLKEEFVIVGAHIDHVGSQAGLLFPGANDNASGSSGVLEIANAFVKGGIVPKRSVIFVLFASEEQGLNGAKHFVEIWKRGYDKITAMINLDCIGYGDSIKVGNGTSAPNLWQIANQIDETSFNSMVSSTWNGGGADATPFHEKSIPCLYFVTTNSYDHLHLPTDEASTLNPTLYEKVVKLAHLTVLEIANGNYEREEILK is encoded by the coding sequence ATGAAAAATTCACTAATCATCCTTTCAATACTTTTCATAAGTTTTTTTGTTAATGCTCAAAACTCAACAGGTCTTTCAGAGATCACAAAAGAAAACCTTATTAAGAATGTAAGGATTCTTTCTTCTCATGATTTTGATGGAAGGTTACCCGGCAGCGAGGGCTATAACAAAGCCGCACAATTTGCGGCAGATAAATTTTATGATCTTGGACTAATGTTTGCCGGTGATGTTAATTATTATCAGTATTTCAATGTTGAGTATAATAAAATTAATTCTCCAGTAGTATTTAAAACAATTGTTGATGGCGATACTGTTAACGGAGAAATAGGAAAAGACTTCGTTCTTCGGGGATTTACAGGATCAAATAGTTTTACTTTGCCGGTTGTGTTTTGCGGATATGGAATATCAAGATCAGATTTATATTATGATGATTACGCCGGAATTAATGTAAAGAACAAAATTGTTATGGTGTTTAAACAAAATCCAACATGGAAAAACAATGACAAAGATTGGGGTACAAATTATCCCCGTGAAAAATCTCTTGTTGCAAAGAAACATGGCGCAAGGGGAATTTTATTTGTTTCACTTCCAAATGATGTAAATCCTCAACCGCTCATCAGCAGCGTATTACACGGCGATGGAGAACAACCACTTGATTTTCCACAACTACATATTTCATTAGCGGCGGCAAATAACTTGCTTAGCAGAACGGGCTTTTCTATTAGCGATTGCCAGACAAAGATAGACGAAAAGAAAAAACCTCTTTCTATGAATCTGACAACAAAGGCACAAGTCGAAGTAAATGCTATTTATGAAAAGAATGCGCGAACAATGAACGTGGTGGCAATGATAGAAGGAAGAGATCCGAAATTAAAAGAAGAGTTTGTTATAGTCGGCGCTCATATTGATCACGTTGGCTCACAAGCTGGCTTGTTGTTTCCCGGCGCTAACGATAATGCTTCCGGTTCATCAGGTGTTTTAGAAATTGCGAATGCATTTGTAAAAGGCGGAATAGTGCCAAAGCGCTCCGTAATATTTGTTTTATTTGCATCCGAAGAACAAGGATTGAACGGCGCCAAGCACTTTGTTGAAATCTGGAAAAGGGGTTACGATAAAATTACTGCAATGATTAATCTGGATTGCATAGGTTACGGCGATAGTATTAAGGTTGGAAACGGAACGAGCGCCCCAAATCTTTGGCAAATTGCAAACCAAATTGATGAAACAAGTTTTAACTCGATGGTTAGCAGCACATGGAACGGCGGCGGAGCGGACGCAACACCATTTCATGAAAAATCCATTCCGTGTTTGTATTTTGTTACAACAAATAGTTATGACCATCTTCACCTTCCAACAGATGAAGCAAGCACACTAAATCCAACGCTTTATGAAAAAGTTGTTAAGCTTGCTCACTTAACAGTTCTTGAAATAGCTAATGGAAATTATGAGCGCGAGGAGATTTTAAAATAA
- the gyrA gene encoding DNA gyrase subunit A has translation MTTIFEKVVPVTLEDEMKSSYIDYAMSVIVARALPDVRDGLKPVHRRVLFGMHELGLPHNRPYKKSARIVGEVLGKYHPHGDTAVYDSMVRMVQDFSLRYPLVDGQGNFGSVDGDSPAAMRYTEARLARIADEMLRDLDKNTVDFANNFDESLQEPTVMPSYLPNLLINGASGIAVGMATNIPPHNIREVIDGCVAMIENPKASAADLMKYVQAPDFPTGGIIYGYEGVKEALLTGRGRVVIRAKANVETLKNDRENIIITELPYQVNKASLIEKMADLVRQGKITEISNIRDESDRDGMRVVIELKRDAQPAVVLNQLFKHTQMQVTFGVIMLALVHGSPKVLNLQEMIKHFLDHRMEVLIRRTKYELDAAERRAHILEGYIIALDNIDEVIATIKKSKDVETAKSSLMKKFKLSEIQAKAILDMRLQRLTGLERKKIEDEYKEILKLIERLTGILDNERTRKKIIKDELLVLKEKYGDERRTEIIKDYKEFALEDIIAEEDVVVTISHGGFIKRFPVSGYRRQGRGGKGVTGAGTKEDDFIEHMFVASTHQYILFFTDKGRCYWLKVHEVPEAGRTAKGRSIVNLLDKDKDDNITAFVAVKEFREDQYLIMATEKGTIKKTVLSAYGNVRKGGINAINLAAGDKLIEVKMTDGKNDIVIGTSNGFAIRFNEKDVRDMGRTATGVRGVRLGKGDRAVGLLVIRSDKATVLVVTEKGYGKRSDIEDYRITKRGGKGVITVKTTDKVGKLIALMEVVDRDELVIISTQGMVIRQSVKDLRVMGRNTQGVRVIRLNEHDSIADIARVVPEDDEEINGNGKELEPLLS, from the coding sequence ATGACCACAATATTTGAAAAAGTTGTACCCGTTACATTAGAAGATGAGATGAAATCATCATACATAGATTATGCTATGAGCGTCATCGTTGCACGTGCATTACCTGATGTGCGAGACGGATTAAAACCTGTTCATCGTAGAGTTTTATTTGGAATGCACGAACTTGGTTTACCCCATAACAGGCCTTATAAAAAATCTGCAAGAATAGTTGGAGAAGTTCTTGGTAAATATCATCCGCACGGTGATACTGCAGTTTATGATTCTATGGTTAGAATGGTTCAGGATTTTTCACTTCGTTACCCCCTTGTTGATGGGCAGGGAAACTTTGGCTCAGTTGATGGTGATTCACCTGCGGCAATGCGTTACACAGAAGCAAGGCTTGCACGCATAGCAGATGAGATGCTCCGAGATCTTGATAAAAACACAGTTGATTTTGCAAACAACTTTGATGAGTCTCTTCAAGAGCCAACGGTAATGCCTTCTTATCTTCCTAATCTTTTAATAAACGGCGCAAGCGGAATTGCAGTTGGAATGGCAACAAACATTCCACCGCATAATATTAGAGAAGTTATAGATGGGTGTGTTGCAATGATTGAAAACCCTAAAGCAAGCGCTGCTGATTTGATGAAATATGTTCAAGCTCCGGATTTTCCAACAGGCGGAATTATTTATGGATATGAAGGTGTTAAAGAAGCTTTGCTTACGGGCAGAGGAAGAGTTGTTATCCGTGCAAAAGCAAATGTTGAAACATTAAAGAACGACAGAGAAAACATTATTATTACGGAACTACCTTACCAGGTTAACAAAGCATCGCTAATTGAAAAAATGGCTGATCTTGTGCGCCAGGGAAAGATAACCGAAATATCAAACATAAGAGATGAATCTGATCGCGATGGAATGCGAGTTGTGATAGAGCTTAAACGAGATGCACAGCCAGCTGTTGTTCTTAATCAACTATTTAAGCATACCCAAATGCAAGTTACTTTTGGCGTAATTATGCTTGCACTTGTTCATGGCTCTCCTAAGGTACTTAACTTACAGGAAATGATTAAGCACTTTTTAGATCACAGAATGGAAGTGCTTATCCGCAGGACAAAATATGAGCTAGATGCGGCAGAAAGACGAGCTCACATCTTAGAAGGCTACATAATTGCTCTTGATAATATTGACGAAGTAATAGCCACAATTAAAAAATCTAAAGACGTTGAAACGGCCAAAAGCAGCTTGATGAAAAAATTCAAGTTAAGCGAGATACAGGCTAAAGCAATTTTGGATATGAGATTACAGCGCCTAACAGGGCTGGAGCGCAAGAAAATAGAAGATGAGTATAAAGAAATTCTTAAGTTGATAGAGAGACTTACAGGAATTCTCGACAACGAAAGGACAAGAAAAAAAATTATTAAAGACGAACTTCTTGTTCTTAAAGAAAAATATGGTGATGAGCGCAGAACAGAAATTATTAAAGATTATAAAGAATTTGCTCTAGAAGATATTATTGCCGAAGAAGATGTTGTTGTAACAATATCACATGGTGGATTTATAAAACGCTTCCCTGTTAGCGGATACCGAAGACAGGGGCGTGGCGGTAAAGGCGTAACCGGTGCTGGAACCAAGGAAGATGATTTTATAGAACATATGTTTGTTGCTTCAACACACCAATACATTTTATTCTTTACGGACAAAGGACGATGCTATTGGTTAAAAGTTCATGAAGTTCCGGAAGCTGGAAGAACCGCAAAAGGAAGATCTATTGTTAATCTTCTCGATAAAGATAAGGATGACAACATTACAGCATTTGTTGCAGTTAAAGAATTCCGTGAAGATCAATACCTTATAATGGCAACAGAAAAAGGCACTATAAAGAAAACCGTTCTTTCTGCTTACGGCAATGTTCGTAAAGGTGGAATAAACGCCATCAATCTTGCTGCTGGAGATAAGCTGATAGAAGTGAAGATGACAGACGGAAAAAATGATATTGTAATCGGAACAAGCAATGGTTTTGCAATTCGCTTTAATGAAAAAGATGTGCGTGATATGGGAAGAACAGCAACTGGCGTTCGCGGAGTTAGGCTCGGCAAAGGTGATAGGGCAGTTGGTTTACTAGTTATCAGAAGTGATAAAGCTACGGTGCTTGTTGTTACGGAAAAAGGCTATGGCAAGCGTTCTGATATCGAAGATTATAGAATTACAAAACGCGGCGGCAAAGGCGTTATCACGGTTAAGACAACGGATAAAGTCGGTAAGTTAATAGCACTAATGGAAGTTGTTGATCGTGATGAGCTTGTAATTATTTCTACACAAGGAATGGTTATTAGACAAAGCGTTAAAGACTTGCGAGTGATGGGCAGAAACACTCAGGGCGTAAGAGTAATCAGACTGAACGAACACGATTCAATTGCCGATATTGCCCGCGTTGTTCCTGAAGACGATGAAGAGATTAATGGTAACGGTAAAGAACTAGAGCCATTGCTCAGCTAA